The genomic stretch ACCCACTGAACATTTCACAGgtaattaaattacaaattagTGTGGCCACTGAATATCTGATTGGGCCAAACAGGCAAACAGTAACAGGTGAATGGTTTGTGTCTTGACAACAGATGTTCAATACCATGTATGGGAACCATGAGTTCAAAATCAGTGGAGACGGTGTGGATCGTTTCCCGACGGGCTTTATCACCATTGATAAAGATAAAGGTTATGTTTTCTTAGAAAAAAGAATTGACAGAGAGACGTATGCTGGACCCTTCCATGTGAGCTAATACCACATTACCAATCTCTCTGATGATTAATACACTTAATACAGAATTGTAAagatggatttaaaaaaatacaatttctttTACCCACAGATCAAGTTTGATATCTTTGATAAACGGACCAAACAACCAAAAGACAAGGAACTATCTTTTGATGTAGAAATAAAGGACGTCAATGACAATGCACCTTTATTTCTAAAACCTGTACAGGAAGTGTATGTAAAGGAAAATACGCCTGAAGGTgagtataaagttgcataatgACTCTTAGAGTATACATATTTTCTGCCTGCAGTCACTGAGTATCACACATCAAGCAAATAAAAACGTTGGAGTAATAAGGCTATAGAGGAATTATCCTCAAGTACAGAgaagtgaaaataataatttcatctTACATCCTATTGTCAAACTCTGCAATATTTCTGCCACTCCCATACTTTTCTATGACATAATCACTCTCCTTTTTATCCTGTCTTCACTTTGTAGGCGACTTGCAAGTGCCGCTGGACGTTAAGGATAAGGATCTGGGACAAAACGCTAATTTCACCGTCAAGTTATTGGGACAAACGCCAAAAGAGCCCAGGATTGGTTTGAAGCACATAGGAGGCACTATACACAACCAGCTCACCTTACATGGATGTTTTGACTACGATGTAAGACTTATTGTGCCTGGTTCAGTGGGCAGCTGAATGTACaaggacacatacacacatgctgaTTTGTCAATATGATAtctgaaatataattttttctGTATgttacagaaaacaaagaagtaTAAAATTATTGTTCAAGCAACAGATCATGGTGACCCGCCCCTCAGCTCCACTGCCGTTATTACTCTCATAATTGTTGACACAAACACTCATCCACCGAAGTTCATCGCAAGAGAGgtacagatttttttgttgtattacttttactgaagttgCTTTTTAGAGTGACGCGTGATGCTAAAGATAAAAActcttctgtttgtttagtACCATGGTCAGGTCAATGAATCAGAAGTTAAACACGATGTTTTGAGAGTTGCTGTAGAGGACAAAGACACACCTGGAACTCCTGGTTGGCGTGCCAAATACTTTTTCATTAAAGGAAATGAGGAAGAAAACTACAAAATTGAGACTGACCCTGTCACTAATGAGGGTATTCTGAGTGTCATCAAGGTAATTCTGCTTTTCTAATGCTAAGATAGATGCCAGGCTAAAagttttatcatttatcataaaCAACAGCTGCACAAGTGCTGAGCTAAACTCATGTGTTTCTTCCAGGGAAAGGATTTTGAGAGGACAATGAATCAGAGCCTGCAGATCGGAGTAGAAAATGAGGAACCGTTATGGGTGTGTAAAGGTAAAGGAGGCAAACTTCCACCGGCAGATTTCATCAACGTCACAGTAAAAGTGATTGATGTCAATGACCCGCCTGAGTTTGCGAAAAATCCAGCTAATGTGTacctgaaggaggaggaggaaccaGGAAAGGTGCTGCACCAACCAAAGGTTCATGATGTCGACTCTACAGTAGCAGACATCAGGTTGGTGTCCACATACTGTATGGCTGCTGAGCTTAAGCTCTATActggactttttgttttttaacatataCACGTTCATATAGCCATATATCGCCTGATGTTAATTTTTAAAACGAAAGGGACACCATAACTGAATTAGAATTGTATGCCTCCacacaccagtcaagttgctgttaATGAGCTTTGGCTTTGAATTATTTTATgctattagacatttgtgtgaaattatGTCAAAATCCTCATCTTAATTGTTGAGTGACTTTAccaaatatgtgttttgtgaggtcacaaggaccttgacctttgaccagcaaaatctaatcagttcatccttgaggCTAAGTGGATTGGAGTGGTACAGTCAATTAAgttgtcagacaaatgtagtgtaAAGCaaagtgaaaagtacaatatttacacAAGAGATGTGTTGGAGTAGAAGTTTGTAAGTTGAGtaagttgcataaaatggaaatactcaagtacaagtactacagtacaagtacctaaAATATAAACTTACAgtaagtactgtatttaagtataTCTATTTTGCTACATTCCACTACCGACTTCTAGTAATAGTAGCAGTAGAACACTAGTTGTGTAGTACCTCAGACAGCCTGCACATGAACATTTAAGTGCATGCCCTTTCTCAGTTAGATTCTTGCCACACCATGCCATCTTAAGTTAAAAATTGTCATGAAGGTCCATTTTAATTGCTGCACACAACGAAGCTACACACTTGGTTTGAGGtaattcagtgttttcactTAATATGTTCTGCTACACTTCCATGTCTCCTCATGTAATTAGGTATAAGCTGTTAAGTGATCCAGCTGACTGGGTGACCATTGataaaaaaacaggaaagcTCACATCAAAGAAGAAGATGGACAGAGAGTCACCCTTTCTTAATGGCTCAAGCATTTACAAAGTCCTCATTGGTGCCATAGATGCTGGTATGAAGGAGCTCTaatgtatattttaattaaCACAAGCTGGATAATGTGGTCCACTGGTAAACTAAATGCCCAGATTTATgtagtgttttctttctttgctgtgGTTACCAAGATGAACCTCCAGCCACAGGTACATGCACCGTCCTCATCCACTTGGGGGATATCAATGACAATCTGCCTCACCTGGTCAACAAAGGTGCCATTATGTGTGGAAACAAGGTTAACAAGGTCACAGTTGCTGCCAAAGATGCAGATGTCCCTCCTTTCAGTGGGCCCTTCTCATTCTCCCTGGGGGAAGGTGAAACTGTGAAGCAACAATGGAAACTAGAGCCAGCCTTTGGTAAGTACAAATCGGCAAACCCTCCATATGAAAAACACCAACATGGTTCCAAATGAAGAGCCACTACACatgtctcttttcttcctttgtCAGGTGAGCAAGGTGGGCTTGTTAGCCTGAAGACACTTCCTTATGgtaactacacagtgcccctggTGATTCGAGACCAACAGAATGCAATTGGAAAAGATACTTTGAAACTGGTGGTGTGTGACTGTGGAGATAAAGATGTTTGCCGTGGCAAAGAACCGACTGCAATCCGCTTCGGGGGAGCTGGCATTGGACTGATCTTTGCAGGACtcctcttgtttttgtgtgagtaCTGTGTCAAATCCACTTATCTGAGGATATGTCATACTAAGATCAATCAAGAGTTATCGGCCAGTATACGTTGTAAAAAGTTTGATCGGTGGTGGACTCACTGGCTGCTAACAGCTCACTAACTTTCCTCCTGCCATTATCAATACAGATTTTCAGTGCTCTCATGGTTTAACCAGCGTACCATAATAGCAATTTCCTGCCATTAAGCCGTTTGTGACTGAGGGGATGGATGGACCGGTACTGCGGAACAATTAACGCCTAACATTAGGTGTCTGGTTGAGTGGCCGGCCAGTGATTATAACTAGCGCTGACACAGCCCTGTGGAGAGAGATAACTATGGCAAGAGAAGACGCTGGAGTCAGAATTAGTCCGGTCAATTTTAATGTGGGATTGTCTGTTCGTGATAAGTATATTTTCTGTCGTCCCGAGTGGGAGGACAAAGCGACGCTGTTTGTTTCCAGCCTTACAGCATGAGAGCTAACAGCAACCTAAGCttacagcaggactgagagtttctgttcagagggatatgaaatgttaaacaatgaaacacAACTGGTTTACACTAGATAAATGCACTGAAGTAGACTGTTTGCTGAGTACAATTGACTTTGATTTTGGAGTTACAGACACTTTACATCAGTGTGCATTTTATCAATCTGCTGTCAGAGATAAATGTAACCAgatataaatattgtttttattgtttttattgtctttttacagtttacagtaaacttttcattttattttaaatctatttctttaaatcaatgtaaaatgaagataattatttatttcctcaacattttaatgccaCTAAACTATGCCACTAATAACTAATAACTTTAGATGACAATAAAGTAAAGAAACGTCCTTTTGATAGCTGATCGCCGATCATTATTGGCTGCTATCACTTCCAGCAATCGGTGATTGGcccccaaaaatcctgatcggAGCACCCTTAATCAGTCAGTCATTTAATTAATAGAGTGGTGAGAAATATGAGGATTTATTTAGTCCCTGAACAATTATCAAAGTCATCTTTTCActgtactgtttgtttgttgaaaatgcatgaaaattCGGTTCTCAGTGCTATTttaatgtgtgtctgcagtgctGCTACTCATCTTTATGTGTCAGTGTGGAAAGAAGTTCATGCACATGCCCATGATACAGGAAGAGGGCAGCCAGACCCTCATCAAGTACAACCAAGAAGGAGGCGGCTCCGAATGCAAGGTGTGTTAGCTGTGTTGTTTGTGCAATTTACAGGACGTAAGACAATGAGTCGACTATGTTATTCCACCAACTGCACTGTGTTACACATTTTTGGGCACTCTAGCctatttattacttttttttctcctctctgccaggcTGAGCCCACTTTGCTCCTAACACCTACAAGCCCGACTGTGACAGATGGCCTAAAACAGCACCCCCTGCAGGtactcctcctctcccacttCCAGCCTCTCCTTCCCCTTTATGTGGATGATTTTTCTCATGCGTGTCAACTCAGTTCAAAGGAGTTACACAATGAAAAGTGTCagtgttttcaaaaatgtagCTCCTAATCCAGTTGACATTGACTGACAGCTGTAATCCAATCCTTCTTCTGTCTATCAGCATACTTCATGTGAAGACAGATGTGACGTAATACTGCGGTAAAGAAGTACTGTAGACTGTAGACACATTCATGGCTTTTGTACAGCACTGAGTGACAAGTAGCTCACAGGGGGAACTTTAACACTAGCATGACATGATACAAAGAAGACATCTTGAATTGCCCCCTGTGAAGAGGGACAACGTGATCTATTTTGGATGTACTGATCACATTTATTGCAGTTAATTGTGAAGCATTATAATAGCCTTTGGATGTGAGATAAAGGTTTGTGCTACACCAGCAGATATATAACAAGTTTTATTTTCCAGATGTTAATCTTATGGCCACAATTCTCCTTTTCAAACTTATGATAAAATGCTTTGACTTCTCAGATGGCTCCGGTAATGACGCAGGACATGGATATGTACAACAGCGCAGGGTTTACCACGGTGAGTAACAGGTCTTTAAATAGTCTCTGTGTATTTGTTATTCTACTAGACAAAAGACAACATGATTTTGAGGAATTTGTACAGCAACAGGACTTGTTTAAATGGTGATTTCCATAAAGTTCATTAACTCACAGCACCTAGTGGTGCGTG from Pagrus major chromosome 7, Pma_NU_1.0 encodes the following:
- the cdh26.1 gene encoding cadherin-like protein 26, whose amino-acid sequence is MRTIYLLLLEVLVRSKRRWVLSTIEVTEEDPGPYPLNISQMFNTMYGNHEFKISGDGVDRFPTGFITIDKDKGYVFLEKRIDRETYAGPFHIKFDIFDKRTKQPKDKELSFDVEIKDVNDNAPLFLKPVQEVYVKENTPEGDLQVPLDVKDKDLGQNANFTVKLLGQTPKEPRIGLKHIGGTIHNQLTLHGCFDYDKTKKYKIIVQATDHGDPPLSSTAVITLIIVDTNTHPPKFIAREYHGQVNESEVKHDVLRVAVEDKDTPGTPGWRAKYFFIKGNEEENYKIETDPVTNEGILSVIKGKDFERTMNQSLQIGVENEEPLWVCKGKGGKLPPADFINVTVKVIDVNDPPEFAKNPANVYLKEEEEPGKVLHQPKVHDVDSTVADIRYKLLSDPADWVTIDKKTGKLTSKKKMDRESPFLNGSSIYKVLIGAIDADEPPATGTCTVLIHLGDINDNLPHLVNKGAIMCGNKVNKVTVAAKDADVPPFSGPFSFSLGEGETVKQQWKLEPAFGEQGGLVSLKTLPYGNYTVPLVIRDQQNAIGKDTLKLVVCDCGDKDVCRGKEPTAIRFGGAGIGLIFAGLLLFLLLLLIFMCQCGKKFMHMPMIQEEGSQTLIKYNQEGGGSECKAEPTLLLTPTSPTVTDGLKQHPLQMAPVMTQDMDMYNSAGFTTINTNMTSLGMQRQARDTFRSQRAQSMYSTWNTDNTQHNTYQGNSSRFKRSVSMLSHQHVADHIDRRLYMIDRNHADYPEYQPCQYAYEGQGSKCQSLDELSLGNPGDELKFLNDLGPRFKTLGGICHQTIKEKHIQI